ACTATTAGGGGGCATATTAGCGCTATAAATTGGTTcgttggttttattttattttaataaaatacttctttgttttgggtgtttttattttaaatataatgaaACCTAATAACGTTTTCACAAAGTTGTGTAGCttctaaattaaattaatttcacTGGCGGTTTTTTACGATGAAAATTTCGGTCACTAAAGTCatatttgttttggcataaaagtttttcttatttttgagtGTTTAGTGTGAAGTAAAATATTGGTcaacttgaaaatatttttagttgaaaaaaataaaataaaataacattcaCAAGGAATAAAATGGTTTACGCTTCTCATctgcgtaaatcattttttgtctCTCTCCCATCCCCGGGCAGGCAATTGTGAGAAGGCCCCTGATGGGGCTCACTTGTCAGAGCAAGTGGGCTGCACAAGGGCCCTCTCACACTTACATGCCCAAATTGCAAATAATAAGACAGACAATTAATGTACTGAATCTCAATCTCATCCCCAAATAACTTCTATTCTCACACATTCTTTTGCTCGATCTATAGCTCATCGATCTTGATTGTCTCTCTATCTTTCTCGTATCTCCtcatattatataaaaatatataatcattGTTTGTCAATATGTGTATATTTTCATTAAACTTATAAGTTTTAGGATGATTTTTTTagttatgtatatattttatgccgaaacgTGCTTCTAAAGTTTTTTGTAACACATGAAAGGTTCATGAAAATGAATTTTCCTGCATGCTTGAAACTTAGATGCATTTGAATGGGTCATACGCGTAATTGACTGAAATTGGTAGATATTAAACATGCGTCTCTTTCCTTCATTATGCATGTGGTGCCTTTTCATTCGCCGGGGGCCATAATTGACTAAGCAAGCATCACGTGCGCTTCCAATATTCCGCGGGTTGGTCTATTCAGTGGAAAAATTAATTGGAAGCAGAAAGTCAGTCAAGAGCTAACTGCCATCTGAAGGTTTCACGAAAATTCCAtgcatctttctttttctttgtaggGACTAGGGAGAAGCGTACGTGCAAATTCTTCCTTTTTACGAATACCGTGCTTAATACAAGGATTTAGGAAGGTGATTAATTGGGAAGTTGTAAgtattttttaaacttaaaaaaaaataggcttAAACCAATATTGCAACAATAAGTTTGTTTTCTTCTAGTTAATTAGTTGGATGCTCCTGCATGCCCAGGAGGACAGCATGGTAATAACTGTATTAGCTAGGGACTCCGGCCGACTCTATGCATGGGTGATTGCGTTTTTAATACATAAATGGCATAGAAGGCATTTATCCATGTATGATGATGTACGTGGAAGAATTTCTACAAATGCACAACAACCTCATGCCCATAAGGTACTCTTAGAAATTAAGAAGATGACCAAAAGTTTCAAGGACAAATTGAGTGAAGTGGACTATGACATTGTATATAAAAGGAACGCTTCGAAGTGGCCATCTTGTAGGTATAAGGTGTTAAGTAAATCTAAAGTTAATGGACAAgattttataaatgaagttgAAACCATTAGAAGAATGCACCATGTTAATGTAGTGCAGCTTATTGATTTTTGCGTTCAAAGGTCAAATTAAACCGGGctcttaattatatatgaattaatGCCTTAAGGGTCTCtaaaaaaagtacattttttcACCAGAAGAAAGTGTCGTCCTAAGCAAcaagaaaatatatgatattGCTATAGGAGTTGCTCGTGAGATTGAATATTTATATCAAGGATGTGACATGcaaattttgcattttgataTCAAGCCTCACAACATTCTTCTTGATGAGAATTTTACTCCCAAAGTGTTTGACTTTGGCCTTGTGAAACTGTATCCAATAGATAACAACATTGTTTCTTTGATTGCAACAATAAGAACATTAGGATATATGGCTCATGAACTATTCTATAAAAACATTGGAGGTGTCTCCTACAAATCTAATGTTTGTAGTTTTGGAATGTTATTGATGGAAATAGCGAGTAGGATAAAGAACATAAGTGCATTTGTAGATTATTCAAGCCAAATATACTTTCCTACTTGGGTCTATGACCAATTGCACGATGGAAAAGACATAAAAATGGAAGATGCCACGGAGGAGGAAAAGGATATTTAAGAAGATGATCATAGTTGCATTATGGTGCATACAGATGAAGCGTAGTGATCGCGCTTCCATGAACAATGTCGTAGAAATGCTCAAATGAGATGTTGAATGCCTACGAATGCCTCCTAAGCCTACCCTATCATCACTAGAGAGACACATAATGAATGCTAGAGAATATTCGAATCAAAGTTACTCGTCAATTCAATCAAATGAGTCAAATCAATTAGCTCAAttttaaatgcaaattaattGATATGTCAGTCAAGCAAGTAATTAGTTTTCTCGTGTATTTTATAGCACAAAGATGTTTGATATTTATGTATAGTAAATTAGAGTTCAtttgattcatgataactcttcttattatattatttgtttgtgttcCGATTCTATTTCCTCATGCTTAACCATTGAATAGAGTTTCAGTTTGAGAAGTTATATATGGTGCTATTCTTTTTTATCCACTAGTTATCGTTTACTTTTTGACTTTGGTATATTGGATTACACTAATCCTTGACACTTGGGGATAATCATGGTCACAAttcataaatttatatttttgaatgtgGAAGACAACGAACAATTCGAGCAACTATTTTTTGAAAGCTTTGGAAGAATACAATGATACAACAATGGTTTGAGGTTTGAAGTCACCCTAGGTTTTGGTGTTATGTATACGTTGGGTGTGCATTGATTGATATGCTTGTGAGGCAGTGAGGGGTAATGGATCGAGATGTAAATTTAGCGTATAAGGGGTTTGAGAAAATCCCTGAAAAGAATGTGGTTAGTTGGACTTTAATGATAACTAGGTTCACGTACACAATTATGTTACGTATAAGAGGTCATAAATTTTGGTCTTGGCGTATGGTTTTGAGGGGGTTTACATTAAGTGGAATTTTATACAGCCTAGAGTTAGAACTGTTGTCGCTTGGGTGGCCATTTCATTCTCCAATTACAATGATGGGATTGGCTTTAGATGCTAATGGACATGTATGCAAAGTTCAAAGTTatgctaattttgtttttaaaaaatttagaaatgtGTGATGTTATCGATGAAATGGTCAATTCTGAGAGTCATTCGTAAGGATACAACACCTCCTTCAAACATTTCTACAACATTGTTCGTTGAAGGACCATCACTAGCCTTTTTCTGTATGCACCATAATGCCATGCACTATGACCATCTTCttcactattttcttttctcctccATGGCATCTTCCATTTCTATGTCCTTTCCATTGTGCAAATGGTCATAGACCCAAGTAGAAAAGTAAATTTGGCTTGAATACTCTGAAGACGCATTTAAGTTCTTTCTTGTTCCCGTTAATTTCCATCAATAACATTctaaaattataaacaaaagATTTGTAGGACACGCCTCtggtaaaatatttattaatgattaaatttaggaaaatatatatatatatatatcccttgAACTAACAACTAATTTTAGAATAACTccctgaattttcaagtgtagtAATTTCACTTCTGTCCAAATATTTCCTATATTTCGCTCCAGTGCTACAATGGGGCCAACTACCCCATTGTTTATTGATAATCACATGCAAATAATTGACATGATCATGGGGCCATGCATGTGGAATTTAACAAGCAATTTGCATGCGGAGGACTTGAAGCGAGAAGTCTTGTATTGAGATAAATTTCGTTTATTTTTCATGGTTCTACGACACCTACCTTTCTTGGATTTATTGTAGTCTATCAGTCAAGAAAAACTTCCAAATCCAAAATTTCTCATGGTCTACATTCACCGGCCGGTAATTTTCATGTAGAAGCTTTGAAGCGTGGATTCTTTGGATTgagataaacttccaaacatGCATTCTTGACTCTTGAGCAAGACCCACATGACAGAGAAGGTTGATGAAAGAAGCAGGTGGTGGTAGCTGGAAAATATGGTGGACAAGTTCTATATGTTTTGACAAGTGCTATGTACTCTCTATTGTGTCATTTTAAAATTGACGTGgttttaaaaatatcataattaaatcaaaatttaataataatttatcatgtATTTAAtgctgattttaaaagtcacattaattttgggaGGATTCAAGGAAGAGTACTCATTTCGGATAATTAAGGATCCCCGAcctacaattttcaaaaaattatagattatcaaattaagtaaatttaagCCGTTTCTTAAAACGAACGGCATGAAAAATActgcatattaaaaatgtgacatatcACCTatgaaaattgaatatatttccATCATATTCTTACAAGTACATGGTAATATTAATCTTGCTCAAACGACACAAAAGAAAAGGGAGGAAGTTCGATCTTACAAGTACATCATTGTTAATATTTGTGTTTTCgggagttatttttttttaattttttttttttattttaggtttgaaaagagttttaatgtgatataaaagtaaacaaaaatattttatatttttaattatttattagtatttttaacTTGAGAAAAATATCAGTACACGCAGTATTTAGTCTTTCGTTGCAACAGATCGATTAGCACAGGTAGAATGTCATTTTATCACACAATTGGAAGAATAAACTCAAAATATGTTCGGATTTATCCAAAACTAAAATATGGTAAAACTATTGCAAAATTCCCCCACAGCGTAGAATTTACCCACTATATCAAATACATTTCCAAGGTAACAATATATATTGTCCAACTTTGACTGACGTgtgcactatttttttttctatcaaatACGCTTAAATCATTGGAATTTATCATAATGTATATACTTTATAGAAcatttttaaaagagtaatgctaaaaattatatttctatCCTACAAATATTATACAATGTTAACttgatatttttaattaaccatcagttttgttctaaaaaaatatatatattctaaaggTTAATTAAGACCAACACATCATGATTGTaagataattgtgaaataaaaaatatggttTCTATCATTACTtgacttaaaaacaaaattttttaaattacaagtacattaaattttaaaaaaaaaaaattataagttaaAATGATCATGAAATCCataattgtaatattttttgctAGCTAGAACTACATAATGTGTACTGAATTTATAGAACATTCTTCTTTTGCAAGAAATCGTGACCATCAAACGTGCGTACGTAGTGGTAAATATCACAATTCACAGCCCAAGAAAtccaactgaaaaaaaaaaaaaaaggaaaagggcaAGATTAATAGTTCTAATCCTTGAGTACAACATGATTGAAACCTGAATGATCATTACTCTTGTTCAGGGATGACATCAAACTTTTGGTCTAGATTCATTCTTGTGGGATTTGTCGAGGCGAACGGATTAGGAGGCGTAGTTAATTCATTTCCTCCTTCCAATATTTGAGTGACAACTTTCATTGAAGGCCGACTCACTGGGTGCCATTGGATGCACCAAAGTCCAATAATTGCAagtttttttgcaattttaacATCTTCATCATCCTCAATAAGGATTCGTAGGTCTTCTTTTTGTTCCAAGAAATTATAAATCCATTCTGGAAAGTAGACTTGACTAGTGTTCTCCACTTTATACTCAACATTTTTTCTCCCTCCAACTACTTCAAGCAATAAAATTCCAAAACTATAGACATCTGATTTGTAAGAAACATTTCCAAAGTTCCTAGAGAAGACTTCGGGTGCGATGTAACCCATGGTACCCCTAGCTGCAGTCATAGACACTACACTTTGATCCTTAGAGCACAACTTGGCAAgaccaaaatcagaaatttttaCATTGAAATTTTCATCTAGCAAAACGTTATGAGGCTTGATATCAAAATGGAGGATTTATTGGTCGCACCCTTGGTGAAGATAATCAATTCCTTTTGCTATGCCAATAGCAATGTCTTGCAGTTTGTTCCAACCAAGGAAAAGAGTATTGATGTCCGCTGAAGATATGAATTTTCTAGTGAATAAGGTAAGAACTCGTAAACTATAGCTCGTTGAAATCCATTAGCACAGAAACCAACCAAGCGAACTACATTAAAATGGTGAATCCTGCCTATTGTCCCTACTTCATTTATGAATTCTTCCCTATTTTCTTTGGTAGCACTGTTTAAGATCATCTTCACCGCAACATCTTtcctttgaaatttttgtaatcCTCCAAAAACAATTTGATCTtaacttgattttctttttctgctttgtCATAGGTGTAGACACGGTAGAGAGCAAAGACCGCTAGTACTAACAGAAATGAACCAAAGATGATACCTGCATTTTAAACATTCGTACGCAAGTGATCAACAAGAACTTGTTTCTCCCAATCGAATAATAAAAACTAGCTTCAAAGTGGCTAGTAGACGAGACTCACCAGTAATCTTTAACTTGGCTAATACATCTgttaaagatttaacaaaattagATTCTCATTGTAAATAACCAAACCAATATTGGCTTGAAGCAAGAGAGAAACTTGAGGAGAAATTGATTATACCTTTTGCATGTTTGGTGAAGCACACCGTTTCTGATTCATTGCTATTATTCTTCAATCTACATCCCTTGCCTTTCTCTTCACAGTGTCTGCAATTTGGTCCGGACCACTTCAATTGCAGATTAATATTATCATAACCGAACACTACACCATGTGAAATTGATCGAAGATTATACATCTTTTTACAAGATGCAATGGGCAAATCGCTGATGTCATCATTATACGAAGGGAAGGCACGAACTTCGTGGCCTGGGCCGCTAAGACAAGAGATCGCATAGTCGGATTGTTTTTCTGTTGAGGAACAATTGAATAAGGCAAAGTCTATCTGTGCAGGATAGattaaacccaggatatccacagTGGTGTGAATGGCTGTTTAGTCGGAAGGGAAATCGAATGGCTGGGCCAAGGCTTCCACACGGAAATTCATCACACCCATTTTGGCCTCCTCCAAGGCCTACGACAAAAAccagaaacaagaagaaatatGAGATTGTCATTTCTAAGCAGATACCCATCTCCGTGGTTGATATGTAtgactaaataattaaatttatctctttttattggtttaagattttaaaataagtggtgatttaatatggtattagagcaaaaGTCTTGAATTCGAATTTTGTTCTTCTCATTTACCTCATTAGaaataaatattctacgtgtggGAGGTTCTAacatcatgttaaatcaccatttctcttaaaaatttaaccaaataaaaataaataaatttaattatttaatcattatTTAACTGGATGGTTTCTCAGCCTCAAGTATCGTATCTAAGCAAATATCATCATGGTCCAAATATGGACTAGAAGCTTAGTGGGGTCGGCACAGTAACTTGTCAAACACTCAAGAAAGCTACCTGGCATCTTcgtttttaactttaaattgATCACTTTgcccctctctctttctcacacGCACAATGACAGGAAGAATGGCCTTCTCTGCTGGACTCTATGCCCTGATTGTTGTTGTACTTGTCCATCAAACTCGCAGTGCTGAGGATGGTCATCTCTGTTCTCCTTCTTCCTGCGGCGATATCCAAAACATAAGCAATCCGTTTCGATTACAAGACGATCCAGAAAACTGCGGCAACGAAAATTATACCCTGTCATGTGAGAACAACAATACTGTGTTGTACTTATATGCTGGAAAATACTATGTGCGGCAAATCAATTACGATGACTACACAATCCGAGTGGTAGACTCTGGTATTGATCAGGTATCCATCCCTCGCTATTTTCTAAACGGCAATAATTTCAGTTTTGGGGATTCATATGTCCGGTATCGACAACGACGACAACGACATGGGAGATATTATAGGGAACTAATATCAAGGAGTACTGTGGTTTTCGTGATGTGTGAAAACCGGGTGAATTCGCCGTTGTATTTGGAGACTTCTACTTGCTTTAGTAGTAATGGATCAGACTCAGAGTATTCTTCCAACTCTTCCAAGACGTATAGATATGTCAAAGTCGGCAGAACGAATCCATTGGATGTGGAGGACTCGTGCCAAATAGAAGGAATGTCTCTGACATCGTGGCCAGGAAATGATGACCAACATGTTTCCTGTTCAGACGTCCACAACGCACTGGTATATGGTTTTGAGCTTTCATGGCTCCAAGTTATGTGTGAATTAAGAAGCTGCGGATCAACAGACTCTTGCTACTTGGATGAGGCGAATCATGTTCAATGTGATCGACAGTGGGGTATATCTATAGTAGCTTATCGTTATAGTGATTTATTTATGTTTCCAAGTTTGCAAAAGCTGATGTTATTGTTTTCTTTGTCAAAGCAGGAATGTTGCTCCTCAATGGTGAgttttctctctcaaaaattTGTTTGAATGATAATATAGATTTGTATAATGGAAAAGAATTGAATGAGTGTTGGGATGATGACACAAAGTTGGTAAATaacttgttagaatattaattaaatgattaaatttattatttcttatcaattttaatttttgaaataatttgtaCGTGATTTACCATATAACCAAATGTTTCGGAATGTTGATCTCAAACTTTTATGCTTTGTTTAGATCTCAAAAACAATGAGCTAGGAATATGATCGAGaaggaaaaatatcaaatttcttAAGAGAGACAAGCTTCCTCTATTGAATATAAGTTTCCTTTTTTCCGTAACGTAATCGAAATCTTGTTTATATACCAACCTCAGTAGCTAAACAACAGTGAGAATCCACAAAATCAATTAAGCTAGCTGATTAATGAATTTAAGTTTTTGATCAATTATCTGCTAATTAATTCATATTTTCCTTTCTGTTGCAGATTTTTTTCGGGGACTAACGATCATTGGTAAGAACTTGTTTCTCTCCCTTgatcttcttcaatttttttttaacagattatTCCTTAGAACGTGAAACATGAAAATTGTTTGAACGTGCATATgatgaaaatatttatgaaatttattggAAAAAGACAACAAATACCATACTTATTTGTAAGGATTAACGAAGGATATTAATTGGAAGTTGTTACTAACTTTTCCAACTAAAAATAAAGGTGTTGACACCAATGCAACAATAAATTTGTCTTCTTCTAATATGTAATTTGGATGTTCATGCCCAGGAGAATACCATGCCCCAATAACTATATTAGGGACTCCATGTGTGATTGTGTTTTTTATATGCAAAGGACGTAGAAGGCATTTATTTATGTATGATGCTGTTGAAGAATTTCTGCAAGCCCACAACAACCTCTTGCCAAGAAGGTACTCTTACTCAGAAATTAAGAAGATGACCAAAAGTTTCAAGGACAAATTGGGTGAAGGAGGCTATGGCACTGTATATAAGGGAACACTTCAGAGTAGCCAACTTGTAGCTATAAAGATGTTAGGAAAATCCAGAGCCAATGGAGAAGAATTTATAAATGAAGTTGCAACTATTGGGAGGATTCACCATGTTAATATAGTGCAGTTTATTGGATTTTGCGTTCAAGGGTCAAATAGGGCTATTATATATGAATTCATGCCTAAAGAGTCTCTGAATAAGTACATTTTTTCGACAGAAGAA
The sequence above is drawn from the Alnus glutinosa chromosome 11, dhAlnGlut1.1, whole genome shotgun sequence genome and encodes:
- the LOC133881289 gene encoding rust resistance kinase Lr10-like, which codes for MTGRMAFSAGLYALIVVVLVHQTRSAEDGHLCSPSSCGDIQNISNPFRLQDDPENCGNENYTLSCENNNTVLYLYAGKYYVRQINYDDYTIRVVDSGIDQVSIPRYFLNGNNFSFGDSYVRYRQRRQRHGRYYRELISRSTVVFVMCENRVNSPLYLETSTCFSSNGSDSEYSSNSSKTYRYVKVGRTNPLDVEDSCQIEGMSLTSWPGNDDQHVSCSDVHNALVYGFELSWLQVMCELRSCGSTDSCYLDEANHVQCDRQWGMLLLNDFFRGLTIIGEYHAPITILGTPCVIVFFICKGRRRHLFMYDAVEEFLQAHNNLLPRRYSYSEIKKMTKSFKDKLGEGGYGTVYKGTLQSSQLVAIKMLGKSRANGEEFINEVATIGRIHHVNIVQFIGFCVQGSNRAIIYEFMPKESLNKYIFSTEESNVLNYKKIYDIAIGVARGIEYLHRGCDMQILHFDIKPHNILLDENFTPKVSDFGLAKLYPVNNKIVSLTAARGTLGYMAPELFYKNIGGVSYKSDVYSFGMLLIEMASRRKNINAFVEHSSQIYFPTWAYDQLHNGKDIKIEDATEEEKKMIKKMIIVALYCIQMKPSDRPSMNNVIEMLEGEVECLQMPPMPTLSSPGRPIMDAAENLNQSCSSIQSHESNQ